A portion of the Phycisphaerae bacterium genome contains these proteins:
- the ppk1 gene encoding polyphosphate kinase 1 gives MARKELQSSELFINRELSWLEFNHRVLQEGLCETLPLLERLKFLSIVGSNLDEFFMIRVAGLMQQVSAAVRRRGPAGMTPSQQLEEIKARAHRMVAEQTAGIREVLGKLAGHGLYVREAPDWSADQRRFLRSYFSSEILPVLTPLAIEELQPPPLLPGLALHVALVVAYENVERIVVVPVPGGFPRFVTLPAEEGVHLARLEDVIAANAASLFPGAKVHDRAVLRITRDADVAIQDDEAGDLLHAVEAAVLDRRRRAAVRLEISQSPNPRLRDWFVNWLAIEPRDVYEIDGPLDTAAFMEIVNRQGFESLKIPQWPPQPPRDLVGAEDIWSSIQDHDVLLFHPYESFEPVVRLVEQAAADPDVLAIKQTLYRTSGDSPIVRALGQAARSGKQVTVLVELKARFDEARNVVWARQLEDAGCHVIYGIAGFKTHAKALLIVRRETGRIRRYVHLATGNYNDKTAKLYSDIGMMTADQDMAADVAAFFNLLTGVSEAVGWSKISIAPTVMRRRFLDLIEREVRASTADRPGLIMAKVNSLQDVAICQALCRASQAGVSIKLNVRGICCLRPGLPNVSENIEVRSIVDRFLEHARIFYFRNGGHEETYLSSADWMDRNLDRRLEILFPVKNPNLRRRLIYFLETFFADNVKAQRLRSDGTYEKVRAEGPPVRAQEVFYHDAVEAARAAAQSTVRFRPLTRPEE, from the coding sequence ATGGCCAGGAAAGAACTGCAATCGTCGGAACTGTTCATCAACCGCGAACTGAGCTGGTTGGAGTTCAACCACCGCGTCCTGCAGGAAGGGCTCTGCGAGACGCTTCCGCTGCTCGAACGGCTCAAGTTCCTCTCGATCGTCGGATCAAACCTCGACGAGTTCTTCATGATCCGCGTGGCGGGCCTGATGCAGCAGGTCTCAGCCGCCGTGCGGCGGCGCGGTCCGGCCGGCATGACTCCCTCTCAACAGCTCGAAGAGATCAAGGCCCGAGCGCACCGCATGGTCGCCGAGCAGACCGCGGGCATCCGCGAGGTGTTGGGCAAGCTCGCCGGCCACGGCTTGTACGTCCGCGAGGCCCCCGACTGGTCAGCCGATCAGCGGCGATTCCTGCGGTCCTATTTCTCGTCCGAGATACTGCCCGTGCTCACGCCGCTGGCCATCGAGGAGCTTCAGCCGCCGCCGCTGCTGCCGGGTCTGGCCCTGCACGTGGCGCTGGTGGTGGCCTATGAAAACGTCGAGAGGATCGTGGTGGTGCCGGTGCCGGGCGGGTTTCCGCGTTTCGTCACTCTGCCGGCCGAGGAGGGCGTCCACCTGGCCCGGCTCGAGGACGTGATCGCAGCCAACGCCGCCTCGCTCTTTCCCGGCGCGAAGGTCCACGACCGGGCCGTGCTGCGCATCACCCGCGACGCCGACGTGGCCATTCAGGACGACGAGGCGGGCGACCTGCTCCACGCGGTCGAAGCAGCGGTGCTGGATCGCCGCCGCCGGGCCGCGGTGCGGCTGGAGATTTCCCAGAGTCCCAACCCGCGTCTGCGCGACTGGTTCGTCAACTGGCTCGCCATCGAACCGAGGGACGTCTACGAAATCGACGGGCCGCTGGACACCGCGGCGTTTATGGAGATCGTCAACCGCCAGGGCTTCGAGTCGCTGAAGATCCCTCAGTGGCCGCCTCAGCCGCCGCGCGACCTGGTCGGGGCTGAGGACATCTGGTCGTCAATTCAGGATCACGACGTGCTCCTGTTCCATCCCTACGAGAGCTTCGAACCGGTGGTGCGACTGGTCGAACAGGCCGCCGCCGATCCGGACGTCCTGGCGATCAAACAGACCCTCTACCGCACCAGCGGCGACTCGCCGATCGTCCGTGCTCTGGGCCAGGCCGCCCGCAGCGGCAAGCAGGTCACCGTGCTGGTCGAACTCAAGGCCCGTTTCGACGAGGCCCGCAACGTGGTCTGGGCCCGTCAGCTCGAGGACGCCGGCTGCCACGTCATCTACGGCATCGCCGGCTTCAAGACGCACGCCAAGGCCCTGCTGATCGTCCGCCGCGAAACCGGCCGCATCCGACGCTACGTCCATCTGGCCACCGGCAACTACAACGACAAGACAGCCAAGCTGTATTCCGACATCGGCATGATGACCGCCGACCAGGACATGGCAGCCGACGTGGCCGCGTTCTTCAATCTGCTGACCGGCGTGTCCGAAGCCGTCGGGTGGTCCAAAATCTCCATTGCCCCGACCGTGATGCGCCGCCGATTCCTCGACCTGATCGAACGCGAGGTCCGCGCCTCGACCGCCGACCGGCCGGGCCTCATCATGGCCAAGGTCAACTCGCTCCAGGACGTCGCCATCTGCCAGGCCCTCTGTCGCGCCAGCCAGGCCGGCGTGTCCATCAAGCTCAACGTCCGCGGCATCTGCTGCCTGCGCCCGGGCCTGCCGAACGTCTCCGAAAACATCGAGGTCCGCTCCATCGTCGATCGCTTCCTCGAGCACGCCCGAATCTTCTACTTCCGCAACGGCGGCCACGAGGAGACCTACCTCAGCAGCGCCGACTGGATGGACCGCAACCTCGACCGGCGGCTGGAGATCCTCTTTCCGGTCAAGAACCCCAACCTGCGCCGTCGGCTGATCTACTTCCTCGAAACCTTCTTTGCCGACAACGTCAAAGCCCAGCGGCTGCGCTCCGACGGCACGTACGAAAAAGTCCGCGCCGAAGGCCCGCCCGTCCGTGCCCAGGAAGTCTTCTACCATGACGCGGTCGAAGCCGCCCGCGCCGCCGCCCAGTCCACCGTCCGCTTCCGTCCGCTGACCCGCCCGGAAGAGTAG
- a CDS encoding polyphosphate kinase 2 family protein has product MNFSERFMVKPDTKVKLDRHDPGETLDYDKKKAKAKLKKNVKRLKELQYLLYAENKRALLIVLQALDTGGKDGTIRHVLGPVNPQGCRVTAFKAPSEEELAHDFLWRIHKAVPRKGEIGVFNRSHYEDVLVVRVHDLVPKCVWSARYDQISAFEAMLAAGQIHILKFYLHISKGEQLERLKARLEEPDKHWKVDPKDFEERKYWDDYTAAYEEAISRCNAGHAPWFIIPADHKWFRNLAISEILIEQLESYGMEFPQPRYDIARIVAR; this is encoded by the coding sequence ATGAACTTCAGCGAACGTTTCATGGTCAAGCCGGATACGAAGGTCAAGCTGGACCGGCATGACCCGGGCGAGACGCTGGATTATGACAAGAAGAAAGCCAAGGCGAAGCTCAAGAAAAACGTCAAGCGTCTCAAGGAACTTCAGTACCTGCTCTACGCCGAGAACAAGCGGGCGCTGCTGATCGTGCTGCAGGCGCTGGACACCGGCGGCAAGGACGGAACGATCCGCCACGTGCTCGGGCCGGTCAATCCGCAGGGCTGCCGGGTAACTGCGTTCAAGGCGCCGAGCGAGGAGGAACTGGCCCACGACTTCCTCTGGCGAATCCACAAGGCTGTGCCCAGGAAGGGCGAGATCGGGGTGTTCAACCGCTCGCACTACGAGGACGTGCTGGTGGTGCGGGTGCACGACCTGGTCCCCAAATGCGTCTGGTCGGCCCGGTACGATCAGATCAGCGCATTCGAGGCGATGCTCGCCGCTGGGCAGATCCACATCCTCAAGTTCTACCTGCACATCAGCAAGGGCGAGCAGCTCGAACGGCTCAAGGCCCGGCTGGAGGAGCCGGACAAGCACTGGAAGGTCGATCCGAAGGACTTCGAGGAACGCAAGTACTGGGACGACTATACAGCCGCGTATGAGGAGGCAATCTCCCGCTGCAACGCCGGACATGCTCCGTGGTTCATCATCCCAGCCGACCACAAGTGGTTCCGCAACCTGGCGATCTCGGAGATCCTGATCGAGCAGCTCGAGTCCTACGGCATGGAGTTTCCGCAGCCGCGCTACGACATCGCCAGGATCGTCGCCCGTTGA
- a CDS encoding HD domain-containing protein, with protein sequence MAAEGRDNLAAWDAVLHLARLCDYEQEHTHQVVRLALQLFDELVSLHGLRDRERFWLQCGACLHDIGWLEGRKGHHKTAMRLILDARGLPLASRDRRIVALIARYHRKAEPREDHPEYRDLDEHDRRTVNVLAGILRVADGLDRSHLSLVRDLTGRVESDRIVIDCRTAGPAEAELAAAAQKANVLEMALGRRLIIEIDRHGPQAA encoded by the coding sequence ATGGCGGCTGAGGGACGTGATAACCTGGCGGCGTGGGACGCTGTGCTCCACCTGGCCCGGCTGTGCGACTACGAGCAGGAGCATACCCACCAGGTCGTGCGTCTGGCCCTGCAGCTCTTCGATGAACTGGTTTCGCTGCATGGTCTGCGCGACCGCGAGCGGTTCTGGCTGCAGTGCGGAGCGTGCCTGCACGATATCGGTTGGCTCGAAGGGCGGAAAGGACATCACAAGACGGCGATGCGGCTGATCCTCGACGCCCGCGGGTTGCCGCTGGCCAGCCGCGATCGGCGGATCGTCGCCCTGATCGCCCGCTACCACCGCAAGGCCGAACCTCGCGAGGATCATCCCGAGTACCGCGACCTCGACGAGCACGATCGGCGGACGGTGAACGTGCTGGCGGGTATCCTTCGCGTGGCCGACGGCTTGGACCGCAGCCACCTGAGCCTGGTTCGCGACCTGACCGGCCGCGTCGAGTCGGATCGGATCGTCATTGACTGCCGCACCGCCGGGCCGGCCGAAGCCGAACTCGCGGCGGCGGCGCAAAAAGCGAATGTGCTTGAAATGGCGCTGGGGCGAAGGCTTATAATCGAGATCGACCGACATGGACCGCAGGCGGCCTAG
- a CDS encoding ROK family protein has product MGKKASGTDTRLYLGVDVGGTKIQASLIEECGSIIARHKCPSPRKGGAKAIVKTIEEAIGQVLAEQEREARSLAAMGIAIPGVVDPQTGRVVVTPNMELSGAPIVSQLEKKFAVPVALGNDCNLGTLGEHWLGAGRDAGSVVGIFVGTGIGAGFARQGQIWQGAREAAMEIGHMIMEIGGPVCGCGGRGCLEAIASRSAIERDIRAAVKRGKKTALTDLLDGKLAIIKSSALREALKSKDKLVTDVMRRASEILGYACINIRHLLDPEVIVLGGGVIEACSRFMLPIVQKIVDADQLPGARDGGHVQLSRLGDDAVVLGAVALARQQVGRSPFDGECAMPEYPEVTADAFGRIGVGEETYEGDVYIRVNGKVKKRKKSLAKKEYGSSHRLGPQELEKVCRGGPQVLFVGAGHSEQLELTEEGAEFLRRRAIEVRRSATPQAAREFNASTQRRAGLFHVTC; this is encoded by the coding sequence ATGGGCAAAAAGGCGTCGGGCACAGACACCAGGCTCTACCTCGGTGTGGACGTTGGGGGCACCAAGATTCAGGCGTCGCTGATTGAGGAGTGCGGGTCGATCATCGCGAGGCACAAGTGCCCCAGCCCGCGCAAAGGCGGGGCCAAGGCCATCGTCAAGACGATCGAAGAGGCGATTGGGCAGGTGCTGGCGGAGCAGGAGCGGGAGGCCAGGTCGCTGGCGGCGATGGGGATCGCCATTCCCGGCGTGGTGGACCCGCAGACGGGGCGGGTGGTGGTCACGCCGAACATGGAGCTTTCCGGGGCGCCGATCGTTTCCCAGCTTGAGAAGAAGTTCGCTGTGCCGGTGGCGTTGGGCAACGACTGCAATCTTGGCACACTGGGCGAGCACTGGCTAGGGGCTGGGCGCGACGCCGGGTCGGTGGTCGGCATCTTCGTCGGCACGGGGATCGGCGCGGGATTTGCCCGACAGGGGCAGATCTGGCAAGGGGCTCGCGAGGCGGCGATGGAGATCGGCCACATGATTATGGAGATCGGCGGTCCGGTCTGCGGCTGCGGCGGCCGCGGATGCCTCGAGGCGATCGCCAGCCGCTCGGCCATCGAGCGCGACATTCGCGCCGCGGTCAAGCGCGGCAAGAAGACGGCGTTGACGGACCTGCTGGACGGCAAGCTGGCCATCATCAAGAGCAGCGCGTTGCGTGAGGCCCTCAAGTCGAAGGACAAGCTGGTCACCGACGTGATGCGCCGGGCCTCGGAGATCCTGGGTTACGCGTGCATCAACATTCGCCACCTGCTGGACCCGGAGGTGATCGTGCTCGGCGGCGGCGTGATCGAGGCGTGCAGCCGGTTCATGCTGCCGATCGTGCAGAAGATCGTGGACGCCGATCAGCTTCCGGGCGCGCGGGACGGCGGCCACGTGCAGCTTTCGCGACTGGGCGACGACGCGGTGGTGCTCGGCGCGGTGGCGTTGGCGCGACAGCAGGTGGGCCGCAGCCCTTTTGACGGCGAGTGTGCGATGCCGGAATATCCCGAAGTGACGGCTGACGCCTTCGGCCGCATCGGCGTGGGCGAGGAGACGTACGAGGGCGACGTCTACATCCGCGTCAACGGCAAGGTCAAGAAACGCAAGAAGTCGCTGGCCAAGAAGGAATACGGCAGCTCGCACCGTCTCGGTCCGCAGGAACTGGAGAAGGTCTGCCGCGGCGGTCCGCAGGTGCTGTTCGTCGGGGCGGGGCATTCCGAGCAATTGGAGCTGACCGAAGAGGGGGCTGAGTTTCTCCGCCGCCGGGCGATCGAGGTTCGCCGATCGGCCACACCACAAGCCGCCCGCGAGTTCAACGCCAGCACGCAGCGCAGAGCCGGCCTTTTCCACGTCACGTGCTAA
- a CDS encoding CHAD domain-containing protein — protein MTKPVDQHVRLLAARYIGKQAKGLSMRMSGVREVKDPECVHQSRVAARRLRAGLKTFGRHFPGHGAGKWDKTLQKFMQGLGPARDLDVQIAFVRERLDDLHQKTYRPGVQRLLLRLDQQRRSIQPAVIEAVDALAANGLVERMAVEAENACSKLRKRKATVKAPSVRTEASRQIARRVGKLLAIESCLAEPLAVERHHQMRIAAKRLRYTMEICKPVYHGGLKEPIRTVKEIQTLLGEVHDCDVWISLLETFREDEQRRTREYFDDDKPFNPLRPGIEYLLKDRRRSRQRRFEELRRLWVRLKEEGFWQRLTDVLESQKDSAVTKDKNADGG, from the coding sequence ATGACAAAACCCGTGGACCAACACGTTCGGTTGCTGGCCGCCCGGTACATCGGCAAGCAGGCCAAGGGCCTCTCCATGCGGATGAGCGGGGTTCGTGAGGTGAAGGACCCGGAGTGCGTCCATCAGTCGCGGGTGGCGGCGCGGCGCCTGCGGGCGGGACTCAAGACATTCGGCCGGCACTTTCCGGGCCACGGGGCCGGCAAGTGGGACAAGACGCTTCAGAAGTTCATGCAGGGTCTGGGTCCGGCCCGCGACCTGGATGTTCAGATCGCGTTTGTGCGGGAACGGCTGGACGACTTGCACCAGAAAACCTATCGGCCGGGCGTGCAGCGGTTGCTGCTGCGACTCGATCAGCAGCGCCGGTCGATTCAGCCGGCGGTGATCGAAGCGGTGGATGCGTTGGCGGCCAACGGCTTGGTCGAACGTATGGCGGTTGAGGCCGAAAACGCCTGCTCCAAACTCAGGAAGCGGAAGGCGACGGTGAAAGCGCCAAGCGTTCGGACAGAAGCCAGCCGCCAGATCGCTCGGCGGGTGGGCAAGCTTCTGGCCATCGAAAGCTGCCTCGCCGAGCCGCTGGCCGTCGAGCGGCACCATCAGATGCGGATCGCGGCCAAACGGCTGCGATACACGATGGAAATCTGCAAGCCGGTCTACCACGGCGGCCTCAAGGAGCCGATCCGGACGGTCAAGGAGATCCAGACGCTCCTGGGCGAAGTCCACGATTGCGACGTGTGGATATCGCTGCTCGAGACGTTCCGTGAGGACGAGCAGCGGCGAACGCGGGAGTATTTCGACGATGACAAACCGTTCAACCCGCTGCGGCCGGGGATTGAATATCTGCTCAAGGATCGTCGCCGCAGCCGCCAGCGCCGGTTCGAGGAGTTGCGCCGGCTCTGGGTGCGGCTCAAGGAGGAAGGGTTCTGGCAGAGACTGACCGATGTGCTTGAGTCCCAAAAGGATTCTGCCGTCACGAAGGACAAGAACGCCGATGGCGGCTGA
- a CDS encoding Ppx/GppA family phosphatase — translation MSAVETARESGSARTVAAIDIGSNSIRMVVAQVLPDGKLEMLEQLRQAARLGQDTFRRGRLGGQTMRAAVGILRDYRKVIDFYKVEQVRAVATSAVREASNSDAFIDRVFMATGFDVEVIDTPEESRLTVSAVRREIADALGKERANVLIVDVGGGSTLLTILVRGEIATSQSVQLGSIRLQESLMTADEPPDRATEILRHQISNVIAAVQSSLPLNRAQTYVAVGGDARFAAGQIGQPTASPALSSIARSNFDKLVRRCESHTPEELSKIYGMPFADAETLKAALLVYHALFQVTRARQMLVSQVTMRDGLLLDLALTVTGQEDESISKGVIFSAMAVAEKYRVDVNHSRNVSDLAVRLFDQLQSEHGLNPRHRLLLRVAGLVHEIGGFVSSRAHHKHSYYLIANSEIFGLTREEVNIVAHVGRYHRRSCPKPSHVEYMMLPRENRMLVSKLAALLRVADALDHTHSQQIRDLRCERRGDEMVILVPAPADLTIERRELANKGDLFEDIYGLRVRAEESSTTT, via the coding sequence ATGAGTGCAGTGGAGACCGCCCGAGAGAGCGGGTCGGCCAGGACAGTGGCGGCCATCGACATCGGATCCAACTCGATCCGCATGGTGGTGGCCCAGGTGCTGCCCGACGGCAAGCTGGAGATGCTCGAGCAGCTTCGCCAGGCGGCGAGGCTCGGGCAGGACACGTTTCGCCGCGGTCGGCTTGGAGGCCAGACCATGCGGGCGGCGGTGGGAATCCTCCGCGACTACCGCAAGGTGATCGACTTCTATAAGGTCGAGCAGGTGCGGGCGGTGGCGACCAGCGCGGTCCGCGAGGCCAGCAACTCCGACGCCTTCATCGACCGGGTGTTCATGGCCACCGGCTTTGACGTCGAGGTGATCGACACGCCGGAGGAGAGCCGCCTGACCGTCTCAGCCGTGCGGCGCGAGATCGCCGACGCCCTGGGCAAGGAACGGGCCAACGTGTTGATCGTCGACGTGGGCGGCGGCAGCACGCTGCTGACCATCCTGGTTCGCGGCGAGATCGCCACCTCACAGAGCGTACAGCTTGGCTCGATCCGTCTCCAGGAATCGCTGATGACGGCCGACGAACCGCCCGACCGGGCCACCGAAATCCTGCGCCACCAGATTTCCAACGTCATCGCCGCTGTCCAGAGCTCGCTGCCCCTGAACCGCGCGCAGACGTATGTGGCGGTGGGGGGGGATGCGCGGTTCGCCGCCGGCCAGATCGGCCAGCCGACCGCCTCACCGGCCCTCAGCAGCATCGCCCGGAGCAACTTCGACAAGCTGGTCCGCCGCTGCGAAAGCCACACGCCCGAGGAACTGTCGAAGATCTACGGCATGCCCTTCGCCGACGCCGAGACGCTCAAGGCGGCCCTGCTGGTCTACCACGCCTTGTTCCAGGTGACGCGGGCCCGGCAGATGCTCGTCTCGCAGGTGACCATGCGGGACGGCTTGCTTCTGGACCTGGCGCTGACGGTGACCGGGCAGGAGGATGAGTCAATTTCCAAGGGCGTGATCTTCTCGGCCATGGCGGTGGCGGAGAAGTACCGTGTCGACGTCAACCATTCGCGCAACGTCTCGGACCTGGCGGTTCGGCTCTTCGACCAGCTCCAGTCCGAGCACGGCCTGAACCCGCGCCACCGGCTGTTGCTGAGGGTGGCCGGGCTGGTCCACGAGATCGGCGGGTTCGTCAGCAGCCGGGCCCACCACAAGCACAGCTACTACCTGATCGCCAACTCCGAAATCTTCGGCCTGACCCGCGAGGAGGTCAACATCGTGGCCCACGTCGGGCGGTACCATCGGCGAAGCTGTCCCAAGCCCTCGCACGTGGAGTACATGATGCTGCCGCGAGAGAACCGCATGCTGGTCAGCAAGCTCGCCGCGCTGCTTCGCGTGGCCGACGCCCTCGACCACACGCACTCGCAACAGATCCGCGATCTTCGGTGTGAGCGCCGGGGCGACGAGATGGTCATCCTGGTGCCCGCTCCGGCCGACTTGACCATCGAGCGTCGCGAGCTGGCCAACAAGGGCGACCTGTTCGAGGACATCTACGGCTTGAGGGTGCGGGCCGAGGAGTCGTCAACGACGACCTGA